From Sphingomonas sp. PAMC26645:
GAGCATGTTGGTGGCGGAATGCCAGCCACCGACATTCGATCGAGCCAAGCTGGGGGCGTCGGCGTAGCGATCAAGGATCGCGGTGCGCAATGCCGCGGTTAGGGCGGCGGCATCGGCCAGCCGTCCGTGCAGGATCGGCGTCTCGTACAGTCCGATCTGCGCCGCGCGGACGCGGATGCCGTCGAACGGACGAGACGCCGTCGTCATGCTATCAGCGTCCTGCGGTGTCGTCCGCGTTCATCGGCTCTTCGCCCTTGGCCTTCTCGGCGTTGTAGCGCTCGATCGCCTCGATCGTGACGCGCTTGGCTTCTTCGGCGTCGCCCCACTTGCCGACGCGGACCCACTTCGTCTTCTCGAGGTCCTTGTAGTGGGTGAAGAAATGCTCGATCTGCTCGAACACGATCTCGGGCATGTCGCCGCGCTCGCCGATATTGGCGTAATACGGGAACACGGCGTCGACGGGGACGCAAACGAGTTTCTCGTCGCCGCCGGCTTCGTCTTCGAGGTTCAGCACGGCGATCGGGCGTGCGCGGACGACGCAGCCCGGGATGAACGGCGAGCGTGCGATTACCAGCGCGTCAAGCGGATCGCCGTCCGGGCTCAGCGTATGCGGCACGAAGCCGTAGTTCGCCGGATACCGCATCGGCGTGTGCAGGATGCGATCGACGAACA
This genomic window contains:
- the ppa gene encoding inorganic diphosphatase; its protein translation is MRIDLIPTGKNPPEDLNVIIEVPTGGEPVKYEFDKASGALFVDRILHTPMRYPANYGFVPHTLSPDGDPLDALVIARSPFIPGCVVRARPIAVLNLEDEAGGDEKLVCVPVDAVFPYYANIGERGDMPEIVFEQIEHFFTHYKDLEKTKWVRVGKWGDAEEAKRVTIEAIERYNAEKAKGEEPMNADDTAGR